The proteins below come from a single Hippocampus zosterae strain Florida chromosome 5, ASM2543408v3, whole genome shotgun sequence genomic window:
- the rusc1 gene encoding uncharacterized protein rusc1 isoform X2, with product MQSSGCSAQLGKSRRFDLSRRAATCMAPKSRASQKEDKNMNSVTSSSPRRVTKAPVAPPRSRPAAQPRVPLSQSRLGAQKQSSVPNKSAKPKSKSVRTVAAAANKISPPLPPAPSVLPLDPNCNEPSLPCLCCDGRSPQDNNSMFNHNHNNNNTVSLRHQLQLPPPPPVVAPQRKNATGAEEQPAQAKPAPPPPPQAATNEDVFEKADPDDKKDVKSEEEDDDSSGGDIDIDDEDDDDGDRDDEDDDDTLVPSCCDCPPSLLEFSLSSSTSSSSTSISSCSDLESDSADQYSPQRQDPLSVSIKESSPQCRAPSRSLPSLPISRNPFNVRSRTPVSSPDEGYPSALDTPSPDYLGMKDDPEVAKLGLLDFLESVGEFGKMERFSQVIQVARWDLEGEQNWDVLRDRLDHLDRLEKVNREIKLAYVARLHEKGFDLGDLEERDLSDIMDQMGNVDLGWKLYRSGAGFAGESQEFSDAGVDLTAPSDCDDPLAPDSPNLSPTEPPPRPPKPPARHASVNSDLHAYINISRETTSMAVSTSPTLSTFSANSCSPTFTTFRREKPLPPSPPSIPPLPASKPVQYLTLYTASSPSIPTPTPPIPPPRKRHLARKEARRLAALQAEQEKTPLSLPPPATRPPPLPPPPLISSPLPEPPPPALPPPPSFHALDVEIHKLLMLAGLTQAELLKLSPELGDCVGALEEEDGGFRLPDQYGECEREMVQKDRCSSRGKSAGDGRADLPRDGKIEEPKEAQRTTSFSEMARKRKKSSILTSDAYYSATLSHTWDTKAKHRSFESHHYADEMLDSPPPPPPPRPLPPIPPSVPPLRVSTLPANSARPERFDWLIAFTPEADVPPQPAQLKKPHMEKNSPVPKVTSFKELRYRNKSGAPLTKVITDPDPDPSVITPDPDILYNLKWRREKEGSGGSQWEYTSQAQALFMQPPPALTSMAALKEMLQRADEEIARGDKLGCSLSDGSLWTTNTEWEHRDAVKKEHEERREEEKVEVRGQADGGGTLESRTTAVRSVSFAGAVQRGDAFWMGEDVPHSMRGHRLSSLHLLEKRALVSAVSVAVEAVLAQFNSSRTLVQKALSGDSTVNPSLGRLVLQCLCPALHSLLTDGLKPHQSDLIAGRRPNSAWSLVLASTRPGPKTQALFSLQVRVGELPQLKQSKQRFNAFVLGLLNSKQLDFWVSHLHSSSDVLEAYYRPSSFMRLSLSAFQPLFDELLLVLQPLSLLTFNLDLLFQHHHLEPHSPAPHVRSPPSQDAGQSTKPIRSEMKGGGHMESLSEVDFTGPGRQAADGGKTTANNGGWPLTLGHTSPQLRWVQDKRIGELPPPNTEEESLTQQAGQVIQQGWGAVMRWGGRLSQNLAELNLAAGQTDEARPSLPDHQAQTGSDLAPLSSLAQVPWSLGRLFGSTASKSPNSPVGHAPTSRRPSQWLAPSVTALTRLVSSTSAPVLRKSPEPMEESRTMPERTSDTPETAEKPQRSVRTLCDHAGAGSELSFRKGEELVILGGVDQDWIRCRRGDKEGLVPIGYTSLIM from the exons ATGCAATCTTCTGGCTGCTCCGCTCAGCTCGGCAAGTCACGGCGTTTCGACCTCAGCAGACGGGCCGCGACCTGCATGGCACCAAAGTCTCGTGCTTCTCAGAAGGAAGATAAAAACATGAACTCCGTCACCTCATCCTCTCCCAGACGAGTAACCAAAGCGCCCGTCGCCCCGCCCAGAAGCAGGCCAGCGGCGCAGCCTCGAGTCCCGCTTAGCCAAAGTAGGTTAGGTGCGCAAAAACAGAGCTCCGTCCCCAACAAATCAGCAAAGCCTAAATCCAAGAGCGTTCgcacggtggcggcggcggcgaacaaAATctcgcctcctcttcctccggcTCCTTCCGTTCTCCCCCTCGACCCCAACTGCAATGAGCCCAGCCTGCCGTGCTTGTGCTGCGATGGCCGCTCGCCGCAGGACAACAACAGCATGTTCAACCataaccacaacaacaacaacaccgttTCCCTCAGGCACCAACTGCAGCTTCCTCCTCCGCCCCCGGTCGTTGCACCCCAGAGGAAAAACGCGACGGGGGCGGAGGAGCAGCCAGCTCAAGCCAAACcggcgccgcctcctcctcctcaagccGCCACCAACGAAGACGTGTTTGAAAAAGCCGATCCGGATGACAAGAAAGACGTTAAATCCGAGGAAGAGGACGACGACAGCAGCGGTGGGGATATCGATATCGACGATGAGGACGACGATGACGGCGACCgcgacgacgaggacgacgacgacaccCTGGTGCCCTCGTGCTGCGACTGCCCTCCCTCCCTGCTGGAGTTCTCGCTTTCCTCCtctacctcctcttcctccacttcCATTAGCTCCTGCTCCGATTTAGAGTCCGACTCTGCCGATCAATACTCTCCCCAACGCCAAGATCCTCTATCGGTGTCAATCAAAGAGTCTTCTCCGCAATGTCGAGCACCTTCCCGATCGCTTCCTTCCTTACCAATCAGTCGCAATCCCTTCAATGTCAGGTCACGCACGCCCGTTTCGTCCCCGGACGAGGGCTACCCCTCGGCTTTGGACACCCCTTCCCCGGACTACTTGGGAATGAAAGATGATCCCGAAGTCGCCAAGCTGGGATTGCTGGACTTCCTGGAATCGGTGGGAGAATTTGGCAAAATGGAACGATTCAGTCAGGTGATCCAAGTGGCCCGTTGGGATTTGGAAGGCGAGCAGAATTGGGATGTCTTGAGAGATCGCTTGGACCATTTGGATCGCTTGGAGAAGGTCAACAGGGAAATCAAATTGGCGTACGTAGCCAGACTCCACGAGAAGGGCTTTGATCTCGGCGACCTGGAAGAGCGGGACCTCTCCGACATCATGGATCAGATGGGCAACGTGGATCTGGGCTGGAAGCTGTACAGAAGCGGCGCGGGATTCGCGGGAGAGTCGCAGGAGTTCTCAGACGCCGGCGTGGACCTGACGGCTCCGTCGGACTGCGACGATCCTCTGGCGCCCGACTCCCCGAACCTTTCCCCGACGGAGCCGCCTCCTCGACCCCCGAAGCCCCCGGCCCGTCACGCCAGCGTCAACTCCGACCTCCACGCCTACATCAATATCAGTCGGGAGACCACCTCCATGGCCGTGTCCACCTCGCCCACCTTGTCCACCTTCTCAGCCAACTCTTGCTCTCCCACGTTCACCACCTTTCGCCGCGAGAAACCTTTGCCCCCGTCTCCACCGTCAATCCCCCCCCTTCCCGCCTCCAAACCCGTCCAGTACCTAACCCTTTACACCGCCTCGTCTCCGTCCATCCCCACGCCGACTCCTCCCATTCCTCCACCTCGGAAAAGACACCTAGCCAGAAAGGAGGCCCGACGCCTCGCCGCTCTTCAAGCCGAACAGGAAAAGACCCCCTTGTCCTTGCCGCCTCCCGCCACACGGCCGCCGCCTTTGCCCCCGCCACCGCTTATCTCATCCCCCCTACCCGAACCACCGCCGCCGGCGCTGCCTCCTCCGCCTTCATTCCACGCTCTGGATGTGGAGATCCATAAGCTGTTGATGCTCGCGGGATTGACTCAGGCTGAGCTCCTCAAACTGAGCCCGGAACTCGGCGACTGCGTCGGGGCgttggaggaggaagacgggGGGTTCAGGCTACCGGACCAATACGGGGAATGTGAACGTGAAATGGTGCAAAAAGACCGATGTAGTAGCAGAGGCAAGTCGGCTGGGGATGGAAGGGCGGATCTTCCCCGGGATGGGAAGATAGAGGAACCCAAAGAGGCCCAGAGAACCACCTCATTCTCCGAGATGGCTCGAAAACGAAAGAAGAGCAGCATTCTGACATCGGACGCATACTACAGCGCCACCTTGAGTCATACGTGGGACACGAAAGCAAAACACAGGAGCTTTGAGTCCCACCATTATGCTGATGAGATGCTGGATTcaccgccccctcctcctccacctcgacCTTTACCCCCAATCCCACCGAGCGTGCCCCCCCTTAGAGTTAGTACGCTTCCGGCTAACTCTGCGCGGCCTGAGCGTTTCGATTGGCTCATAGCTTTCACACCCGAGGCCGACGTTCCGCCGCAGCCCgctcaattaaaaaaacctCACATGGAAAAAAACTCCCCGGTTCCAAAAGTCACCAGCTTCAAAGAGTTGCGCTACCGCAACAAAAGCGGCGCCCCTTTAACGAAGGTGATcaccgaccccgaccccgacccttCAGTCATCACCCCGGATCCCGACATACTGTACAACCTGAAGTGGAGACGCGAGAAGGAGGGCAGCGGAGGCAGCCAGTGGGAGTATACCTCTCAAGCTCAGGCCCTGTTCATGCAGCCGCCCCCCGCCCTCACCTCCATGGCGGCTCTGAAGGAGATGCTGCAGAGGGCGGACGAGGAGATCGCAAGAGGGGACAAGTTAGGCTGCTCCCTCAGTGACGGCAGCCTGTGGACCACCAACACAGAGTGGGAGCACCGAGATGCGGTGAAGAAGGAGCACGAGGAGAGGCGCGAAGAAGAGAAGGTGGAAGTGCGAGGACAGGCCGACGGAGGGGGGACACTTGAGTCCAGAACCACCG CTGTCCGCAGTGTGTCTTTCGCTGGAGCTGTGCAGAGAGGCGACGCATTCTGGATGGGCGAAGATGTGCCGCATTCGATGAGAGGACATCGCCTCTCCTCTCTGCACCTGCTGGAAAAGAGAG CTCTCGTCAGTGCCGTCAGTGTGGCGGTTGAAGCCGTCTTGGCCCAGTTCAATTCTTCTCGGACGCTGGTTCAAAAG GCCTTATCAGGAGACAGCACAGTAAATCCATCGCTGGGCCGTCTGGTGCTGCAGTGCCTCTGCCCCGCCCTCCACAGCCTGTTGACGGACGGTCTAAAGCCCCACCAGAGTGACCTGATTGCGGGCAGGAGGCCAAATTCAGCCTGGAGCTTGGTCTTGGCTTCAACGCGGCCAG GTCCTAAAACACAAGCCCTGTTCAGTTTACAAGTTCGAGTTGGCGAATTGCCTCAGCTCAAACAGAGCAAGCAGCGCTTCAACGCATTCGTCCTCGGATTACTCAA ttcaAAGCAGCTTGATTTCTGGGTGTCTCACCTTCACTCTAGCAGTG ATGTGTTGGAGGCGTACTACCGTCCGTCCTCCTTCATGCGCTTGTCACTGAGCGCCTTCCAGCCCCTCTTCGACGAGCTGCTCCTGGTGCTGCAGCCTCTCAGCCTGCTGACCTTCAACCTCGACCTGCTCTTCCAGCACCACCATTTGGAGCCCCACAGCCCCGCGCCACACGTGCGCAGTCCCCCCAGTCAAGACGCGGGACAGTCGACAAAGCCGATCCGGTCTGAAATGAAAGGCGGCGGACACATGGAAAGCCTCTCGGAGGTAGACTTTACAGGTCCCGGACGTCAGGCAGCTGATGGGGGTAAAACTACGGCTAATAATGGAGGGTGGCCACTCACTCTGGGTCATACAAGTCCTCAGCTACGGTGGGTTCAGGACAAGAGGATTGGCGAACTTCCTCCTCCAAACACGGAAGAGGAAAGCCTCACTCAGCAGGCCGGACAG GTGATCCAGCAAGGGTGGGGTGCTGTGATGCGGTGGGGAGGCAGACTGAGCCAGAACCTGGCCGAGCTCAACCTGGCCGCAGGGCAGACGGATGAGGCGAGGCCCAGTCTGCCAGATCACCAAGCCCAGACAGGAAGCGACTTGGCCCCACTTAGCTCTCTCGCGCAGGTGCCCTGGAGTTTGGGTCGTCTCTTCGGTTCTACCGCCTCCAAAAGCCCCAATAGTCCAGTGGGTCACGCACCGACAAGCAG GCGTCCCTCGCAGTGGTTGGCTCCGAGTGTCACGGCACTCACCCGATTGGTGAGCAGCACTTCTGCCCCGGTTTTGAGGAAAAGCCCAGAACCAATGGAAGAAAGTCGCACGATGCCTGAGAGAACGTCTGACACTCCAGAGACGGCAGAAAAACCACAAAG GTCTGTGCGAACGCTGTGCGACCACGCCGGAGCGGGTTCCGAGCTCAGCTTCCGCAAGGGCGAGGAGCTTGTCATCTTGGGTGGTGTCGACCAAGACTGGATTCGCTGTCGACGGGGAGACAAAGAGGGGCTGGTACCGATTGGCTACACCTCGCTCATCATGTGA
- the rusc1 gene encoding uncharacterized protein rusc1 isoform X1, with translation MQSSGCSAQLGKSRRFDLSRRAATCMAPKSRASQKEDKNMNSVTSSSPRRVTKAPVAPPRSRPAAQPRVPLSQSRLGAQKQSSVPNKSAKPKSKSVRTVAAAANKISPPLPPAPSVLPLDPNCNEPSLPCLCCDGRSPQDNNSMFNHNHNNNNTVSLRHQLQLPPPPPVVAPQRKNATGAEEQPAQAKPAPPPPPQAATNEDVFEKADPDDKKDVKSEEEDDDSSGGDIDIDDEDDDDGDRDDEDDDDTLVPSCCDCPPSLLEFSLSSSTSSSSTSISSCSDLESDSADQYSPQRQDPLSVSIKESSPQCRAPSRSLPSLPISRNPFNVRSRTPVSSPDEGYPSALDTPSPDYLGMKDDPEVAKLGLLDFLESVGEFGKMERFSQVIQVARWDLEGEQNWDVLRDRLDHLDRLEKVNREIKLAYVARLHEKGFDLGDLEERDLSDIMDQMGNVDLGWKLYRSGAGFAGESQEFSDAGVDLTAPSDCDDPLAPDSPNLSPTEPPPRPPKPPARHASVNSDLHAYINISRETTSMAVSTSPTLSTFSANSCSPTFTTFRREKPLPPSPPSIPPLPASKPVQYLTLYTASSPSIPTPTPPIPPPRKRHLARKEARRLAALQAEQEKTPLSLPPPATRPPPLPPPPLISSPLPEPPPPALPPPPSFHALDVEIHKLLMLAGLTQAELLKLSPELGDCVGALEEEDGGFRLPDQYGECEREMVQKDRCSSRGKSAGDGRADLPRDGKIEEPKEAQRTTSFSEMARKRKKSSILTSDAYYSATLSHTWDTKAKHRSFESHHYADEMLDSPPPPPPPRPLPPIPPSVPPLRVSTLPANSARPERFDWLIAFTPEADVPPQPAQLKKPHMEKNSPVPKVTSFKELRYRNKSGAPLTKVITDPDPDPSVITPDPDILYNLKWRREKEGSGGSQWEYTSQAQALFMQPPPALTSMAALKEMLQRADEEIARGDKLGCSLSDGSLWTTNTEWEHRDAVKKEHEERREEEKVEVRGQADGGGTLESRTTVSSPPLSLTQPYFLHAAPTSYQQGHFRINSRPQAQIGRESSDTQDRPQWAYADAVLSNQSSADFGSSKRGKELKQNTEKQISSGCRIDEMVGSQCNLDSLYYSDKQSIPDGRSADAPECTTPYKNIDVMMTHPCDQKTQRDRNAYNTRASKDLPPLPTYYLHRSKHCPLHGGSPPRLSPIGALSPPLRSGALPAGAAGSSLTSPLFPRSHTLPALNPPFYYPHLYPTMPVCAPPLPPKLFQASQQPRVATVRSVSFAGAVQRGDAFWMGEDVPHSMRGHRLSSLHLLEKRALVSAVSVAVEAVLAQFNSSRTLVQKALSGDSTVNPSLGRLVLQCLCPALHSLLTDGLKPHQSDLIAGRRPNSAWSLVLASTRPGPKTQALFSLQVRVGELPQLKQSKQRFNAFVLGLLNSKQLDFWVSHLHSSSDVLEAYYRPSSFMRLSLSAFQPLFDELLLVLQPLSLLTFNLDLLFQHHHLEPHSPAPHVRSPPSQDAGQSTKPIRSEMKGGGHMESLSEVDFTGPGRQAADGGKTTANNGGWPLTLGHTSPQLRWVQDKRIGELPPPNTEEESLTQQAGQVIQQGWGAVMRWGGRLSQNLAELNLAAGQTDEARPSLPDHQAQTGSDLAPLSSLAQVPWSLGRLFGSTASKSPNSPVGHAPTSRRPSQWLAPSVTALTRLVSSTSAPVLRKSPEPMEESRTMPERTSDTPETAEKPQRSVRTLCDHAGAGSELSFRKGEELVILGGVDQDWIRCRRGDKEGLVPIGYTSLIM, from the exons ATGCAATCTTCTGGCTGCTCCGCTCAGCTCGGCAAGTCACGGCGTTTCGACCTCAGCAGACGGGCCGCGACCTGCATGGCACCAAAGTCTCGTGCTTCTCAGAAGGAAGATAAAAACATGAACTCCGTCACCTCATCCTCTCCCAGACGAGTAACCAAAGCGCCCGTCGCCCCGCCCAGAAGCAGGCCAGCGGCGCAGCCTCGAGTCCCGCTTAGCCAAAGTAGGTTAGGTGCGCAAAAACAGAGCTCCGTCCCCAACAAATCAGCAAAGCCTAAATCCAAGAGCGTTCgcacggtggcggcggcggcgaacaaAATctcgcctcctcttcctccggcTCCTTCCGTTCTCCCCCTCGACCCCAACTGCAATGAGCCCAGCCTGCCGTGCTTGTGCTGCGATGGCCGCTCGCCGCAGGACAACAACAGCATGTTCAACCataaccacaacaacaacaacaccgttTCCCTCAGGCACCAACTGCAGCTTCCTCCTCCGCCCCCGGTCGTTGCACCCCAGAGGAAAAACGCGACGGGGGCGGAGGAGCAGCCAGCTCAAGCCAAACcggcgccgcctcctcctcctcaagccGCCACCAACGAAGACGTGTTTGAAAAAGCCGATCCGGATGACAAGAAAGACGTTAAATCCGAGGAAGAGGACGACGACAGCAGCGGTGGGGATATCGATATCGACGATGAGGACGACGATGACGGCGACCgcgacgacgaggacgacgacgacaccCTGGTGCCCTCGTGCTGCGACTGCCCTCCCTCCCTGCTGGAGTTCTCGCTTTCCTCCtctacctcctcttcctccacttcCATTAGCTCCTGCTCCGATTTAGAGTCCGACTCTGCCGATCAATACTCTCCCCAACGCCAAGATCCTCTATCGGTGTCAATCAAAGAGTCTTCTCCGCAATGTCGAGCACCTTCCCGATCGCTTCCTTCCTTACCAATCAGTCGCAATCCCTTCAATGTCAGGTCACGCACGCCCGTTTCGTCCCCGGACGAGGGCTACCCCTCGGCTTTGGACACCCCTTCCCCGGACTACTTGGGAATGAAAGATGATCCCGAAGTCGCCAAGCTGGGATTGCTGGACTTCCTGGAATCGGTGGGAGAATTTGGCAAAATGGAACGATTCAGTCAGGTGATCCAAGTGGCCCGTTGGGATTTGGAAGGCGAGCAGAATTGGGATGTCTTGAGAGATCGCTTGGACCATTTGGATCGCTTGGAGAAGGTCAACAGGGAAATCAAATTGGCGTACGTAGCCAGACTCCACGAGAAGGGCTTTGATCTCGGCGACCTGGAAGAGCGGGACCTCTCCGACATCATGGATCAGATGGGCAACGTGGATCTGGGCTGGAAGCTGTACAGAAGCGGCGCGGGATTCGCGGGAGAGTCGCAGGAGTTCTCAGACGCCGGCGTGGACCTGACGGCTCCGTCGGACTGCGACGATCCTCTGGCGCCCGACTCCCCGAACCTTTCCCCGACGGAGCCGCCTCCTCGACCCCCGAAGCCCCCGGCCCGTCACGCCAGCGTCAACTCCGACCTCCACGCCTACATCAATATCAGTCGGGAGACCACCTCCATGGCCGTGTCCACCTCGCCCACCTTGTCCACCTTCTCAGCCAACTCTTGCTCTCCCACGTTCACCACCTTTCGCCGCGAGAAACCTTTGCCCCCGTCTCCACCGTCAATCCCCCCCCTTCCCGCCTCCAAACCCGTCCAGTACCTAACCCTTTACACCGCCTCGTCTCCGTCCATCCCCACGCCGACTCCTCCCATTCCTCCACCTCGGAAAAGACACCTAGCCAGAAAGGAGGCCCGACGCCTCGCCGCTCTTCAAGCCGAACAGGAAAAGACCCCCTTGTCCTTGCCGCCTCCCGCCACACGGCCGCCGCCTTTGCCCCCGCCACCGCTTATCTCATCCCCCCTACCCGAACCACCGCCGCCGGCGCTGCCTCCTCCGCCTTCATTCCACGCTCTGGATGTGGAGATCCATAAGCTGTTGATGCTCGCGGGATTGACTCAGGCTGAGCTCCTCAAACTGAGCCCGGAACTCGGCGACTGCGTCGGGGCgttggaggaggaagacgggGGGTTCAGGCTACCGGACCAATACGGGGAATGTGAACGTGAAATGGTGCAAAAAGACCGATGTAGTAGCAGAGGCAAGTCGGCTGGGGATGGAAGGGCGGATCTTCCCCGGGATGGGAAGATAGAGGAACCCAAAGAGGCCCAGAGAACCACCTCATTCTCCGAGATGGCTCGAAAACGAAAGAAGAGCAGCATTCTGACATCGGACGCATACTACAGCGCCACCTTGAGTCATACGTGGGACACGAAAGCAAAACACAGGAGCTTTGAGTCCCACCATTATGCTGATGAGATGCTGGATTcaccgccccctcctcctccacctcgacCTTTACCCCCAATCCCACCGAGCGTGCCCCCCCTTAGAGTTAGTACGCTTCCGGCTAACTCTGCGCGGCCTGAGCGTTTCGATTGGCTCATAGCTTTCACACCCGAGGCCGACGTTCCGCCGCAGCCCgctcaattaaaaaaacctCACATGGAAAAAAACTCCCCGGTTCCAAAAGTCACCAGCTTCAAAGAGTTGCGCTACCGCAACAAAAGCGGCGCCCCTTTAACGAAGGTGATcaccgaccccgaccccgacccttCAGTCATCACCCCGGATCCCGACATACTGTACAACCTGAAGTGGAGACGCGAGAAGGAGGGCAGCGGAGGCAGCCAGTGGGAGTATACCTCTCAAGCTCAGGCCCTGTTCATGCAGCCGCCCCCCGCCCTCACCTCCATGGCGGCTCTGAAGGAGATGCTGCAGAGGGCGGACGAGGAGATCGCAAGAGGGGACAAGTTAGGCTGCTCCCTCAGTGACGGCAGCCTGTGGACCACCAACACAGAGTGGGAGCACCGAGATGCGGTGAAGAAGGAGCACGAGGAGAGGCGCGAAGAAGAGAAGGTGGAAGTGCGAGGACAGGCCGACGGAGGGGGGACACTTGAGTCCAGAACCACCG TTTCCTCTCCCCCACTATCCCTTACCCAGCCCTACTTCCTCCACGCTGCCCCTACTTCCTATCAACAGGGCCACTTCCGTATAAATTCCAGGCCGCAGGCACAAATCGGCCGAGAGTCCTCCGACACCCAAGACAGACCGCAGTGGGCTTATGCCGACGCCGTGTTAAGCAACCAGTCCAGCGCAGATTTTGGTTCTTCTAAACGTGGGAAGGAATTAAAGCAAAATACAGAAAAGCAAATTTCCAGTGGTTGCAGAATCGATGAGATGGTGGGCTCTCAGTGTAATTTGGACTCTCTCTACTACAGTGACAAGCAGAGCATCCCAGACGGCCGTTCTGCTGATGCTCCTGAATGCACCACCCCATATAAAAACATAGACGTCATGATGACACATCCATGTGATCAAAAAACCCAAAGAGACCGTAACGCTTACAACACCAGGGCATCCAAAGACCTGCCCCCTCTGCCCACATATTACCTGCACCGCTCCAAGCATTGCCCACTGCATGGAGGCTCCCCTCCTCGCCTTTCCCCAATCGGAGCCCTCTCACCTCCCCTGCGCTCAGGAGCGCTCCCTGCAGGCGCGGCGGGCTCTAGTCTCACCTCGCCTCTTTTCCCCCGATCGCACACCCTTCCCGCCCTGAACCCCCCCTTCTACTACCCGCACTTGTATCCCACAATGCCAGTCTGTGCTCCCCCTCTGCCCCCAAAACTCTTCCAGGCTTCTCAACAGCCGCGCGTGGCCA CTGTCCGCAGTGTGTCTTTCGCTGGAGCTGTGCAGAGAGGCGACGCATTCTGGATGGGCGAAGATGTGCCGCATTCGATGAGAGGACATCGCCTCTCCTCTCTGCACCTGCTGGAAAAGAGAG CTCTCGTCAGTGCCGTCAGTGTGGCGGTTGAAGCCGTCTTGGCCCAGTTCAATTCTTCTCGGACGCTGGTTCAAAAG GCCTTATCAGGAGACAGCACAGTAAATCCATCGCTGGGCCGTCTGGTGCTGCAGTGCCTCTGCCCCGCCCTCCACAGCCTGTTGACGGACGGTCTAAAGCCCCACCAGAGTGACCTGATTGCGGGCAGGAGGCCAAATTCAGCCTGGAGCTTGGTCTTGGCTTCAACGCGGCCAG GTCCTAAAACACAAGCCCTGTTCAGTTTACAAGTTCGAGTTGGCGAATTGCCTCAGCTCAAACAGAGCAAGCAGCGCTTCAACGCATTCGTCCTCGGATTACTCAA ttcaAAGCAGCTTGATTTCTGGGTGTCTCACCTTCACTCTAGCAGTG ATGTGTTGGAGGCGTACTACCGTCCGTCCTCCTTCATGCGCTTGTCACTGAGCGCCTTCCAGCCCCTCTTCGACGAGCTGCTCCTGGTGCTGCAGCCTCTCAGCCTGCTGACCTTCAACCTCGACCTGCTCTTCCAGCACCACCATTTGGAGCCCCACAGCCCCGCGCCACACGTGCGCAGTCCCCCCAGTCAAGACGCGGGACAGTCGACAAAGCCGATCCGGTCTGAAATGAAAGGCGGCGGACACATGGAAAGCCTCTCGGAGGTAGACTTTACAGGTCCCGGACGTCAGGCAGCTGATGGGGGTAAAACTACGGCTAATAATGGAGGGTGGCCACTCACTCTGGGTCATACAAGTCCTCAGCTACGGTGGGTTCAGGACAAGAGGATTGGCGAACTTCCTCCTCCAAACACGGAAGAGGAAAGCCTCACTCAGCAGGCCGGACAG GTGATCCAGCAAGGGTGGGGTGCTGTGATGCGGTGGGGAGGCAGACTGAGCCAGAACCTGGCCGAGCTCAACCTGGCCGCAGGGCAGACGGATGAGGCGAGGCCCAGTCTGCCAGATCACCAAGCCCAGACAGGAAGCGACTTGGCCCCACTTAGCTCTCTCGCGCAGGTGCCCTGGAGTTTGGGTCGTCTCTTCGGTTCTACCGCCTCCAAAAGCCCCAATAGTCCAGTGGGTCACGCACCGACAAGCAG GCGTCCCTCGCAGTGGTTGGCTCCGAGTGTCACGGCACTCACCCGATTGGTGAGCAGCACTTCTGCCCCGGTTTTGAGGAAAAGCCCAGAACCAATGGAAGAAAGTCGCACGATGCCTGAGAGAACGTCTGACACTCCAGAGACGGCAGAAAAACCACAAAG GTCTGTGCGAACGCTGTGCGACCACGCCGGAGCGGGTTCCGAGCTCAGCTTCCGCAAGGGCGAGGAGCTTGTCATCTTGGGTGGTGTCGACCAAGACTGGATTCGCTGTCGACGGGGAGACAAAGAGGGGCTGGTACCGATTGGCTACACCTCGCTCATCATGTGA